The Microcebus murinus isolate Inina chromosome 4, M.murinus_Inina_mat1.0, whole genome shotgun sequence genome has a segment encoding these proteins:
- the F2RL3 gene encoding proteinase-activated receptor 4, protein MRGCLLPWALVLGLSPAGGTQTPSVYDELGNTGEGSDGSPGTTAPPFAARPFSFPGQAWDNDSHTLELPDSSRALLLGWVPTRLVPALYALVLAVGLPANALALWVLAAQTPRRPATVLLMNLAAADLLLALALPPRVAYHLRGQRWPFGEAACRLDTAALYGHMYGSVLLLAAVSLDRYLALAHPLRARALRSRRLAAALCAAAWLAAAALALPLALQPQTFRLAGAGRVLCHDALPLAAQTAHWRPAFACLALLGCFLPLLAMLLCCGATLRALSAAGRRYGHALALTALVLASALAFFAPSNALLLLHYSDPRPGAWGDLYGAYVPSLALSTLNSCVDPFLYCYVSPEFRDRVRAGLCRRPAGGSKASKASGEGGSPDTGTQSSDGPPGGKEGRVERG, encoded by the exons ATGCGGGGCTGCCTGCTCCCGTGGGCCCTGGTGCTGGGGCTCAGCCCGGCGGGCGGCACGCAGACCCCCAGCGTCTATGACGAGCTCGGGAACACCGGAGAAGGCAGTG ACGGCTCGCCGGGCACCACGGCGCCCCCGTTCGCGGCCCGCCCGTTCAGCTTCCCGGGGCAGGCCTGGGACAACGACAGCCACACGCTGGAGCTCCCGGACAGCTCGCGGGCgctgctgctgggctgggtgcccacgcggctggtGCCCGCCCTGTACGCGCTGGTGCTGGCGGTCGGGCTGCCCGCCAACGCGCTGGCGCTGTGGGTGCTGGCCGCGCAGACGCCGCGGCGGCCGGCCACCGTGCTGCTCATGAACCTGGCGGCCGCCGACCTGCTGCTGGCGCTGGCGCTGCCGCCGCGGGTCGCCTACCACCTGCGGGGCCAGCGCTGGCCCTTCGGCGAGGCCGCGTGCCGCCTGGACACGGCGGCGCTCTACGGCCACATGTACGGCTCCGTGCTGCTGCTGGCGGCCGTGAGCCTGGACCGCTACCTGGCGCTGGCGCACCCCCTGCGCGCGCGCGCCCTGCGCAGCCGCCGCCTGGCCGCCGCCCTGTGCGCCGCCGCCTGGCTCGCGGCGGCCGCGCTGGCGCTGCCCCTGGCGCTGCAGCCGCAGACCTTCCGGCTGGCGGGCGCGGGCCGCGTGCTGTGCCACGACGCGCTGCCGCTGGCCGCGCAGACCGCCCACTGGCGGCCCGCCTTCGCCTGCCTGGCGCTGCTGGGCTGCTTCCTGCCGCTGCTGGCCATGCTGCTGTGCTGCGGCGCCACGCTGCGCGCCCTGAGCGCCGCCGGCCGGCGCTACGGCCACGCGCTGGCGCTGACCGCGCTGGTGCTGGCCTCCGCGCTGGCCTTCTTCGCGCCCAGCAacgcgctgctgctgctgcactaCTCCGACCCGCGGCCCGGTGCCTGGGGCGACCTGTACGGCGCCTACGTGCCCAGCCTGGCGCTCAGCACCCTCAACAGCTGCGTGGACCCCTTCCTCTACTGCTACGTGTCCCCCGAGTTCAGGGACCGGGTGCGCGCAGGGCTCTGCCGCCGGCCCGCGGGGGGCTCCAAGGCCTCCAAGGcctcgggggaggggggcagcccCGACACGGGCACCCAGTCCTCCGACGGCCCCCCggggggaaaggaggggagggttGAGCGGGGTTGA